One part of the Sulfolobus tengchongensis genome encodes these proteins:
- a CDS encoding aromatic ring-hydroxylating dioxygenase subunit alpha → MFSERVYKLLEIAKGAMLEDKYAGIPLKVFNDNEIFELELRNVFAKSWMFLGFESEIPNVGDYVLRYIGIDPFIVVRGEDNKIRAFLNVCRHKGNLLIRDEKGNARFFQCPYHGWTYNSKGNLIGVPFREKGFRNLSLEEWGLIEARVKTYEGLIFATVNSKAPSLEDYLGDAKWYLDIIVKATGGLEVIGPPHKWIADINWKSDVDNFGDSLHPFYTHKVIGDLGLIDTRKNRFSNSRTVSRTEFLIIDIKDRNNLPVSWLIYRMDPSLDDVYFSFPPEIVKTFNPSSVSEEQWNIFRKGAAMIFSIYPNLNIIIEGFTKLGSKDPYLPVLFFRQTNPLAPDKSVIWRWYPVPKGTPEDLRLKLADLARSTFSSTGVIEQDDVFMWRGQTKAARGVMAENVILNYQFGSVGVGDVNVIADSKWPGTVLNTNLSDMGLKTFWKRWVLDMLGDGHE, encoded by the coding sequence ATGTTTTCTGAAAGAGTTTACAAGCTACTAGAAATAGCTAAAGGTGCTATGTTAGAGGATAAGTATGCAGGTATACCATTAAAAGTATTTAATGATAATGAAATCTTTGAGTTAGAGCTTAGAAACGTGTTTGCGAAAAGTTGGATGTTCCTAGGATTTGAAAGTGAAATACCTAATGTTGGCGATTACGTTTTACGTTACATAGGAATAGATCCTTTTATAGTAGTTAGAGGGGAAGATAATAAGATAAGAGCTTTTCTTAACGTGTGTAGGCATAAGGGAAACTTGCTCATAAGAGATGAAAAAGGTAATGCTAGGTTTTTCCAATGCCCTTATCATGGATGGACATATAATTCAAAGGGAAACTTAATTGGAGTACCATTTAGGGAAAAAGGATTTAGAAATTTAAGTCTGGAAGAATGGGGTTTAATTGAGGCAAGAGTTAAGACTTATGAGGGACTAATTTTTGCTACAGTAAATTCCAAAGCACCGAGTCTAGAAGATTATTTAGGAGATGCTAAGTGGTATTTAGATATAATAGTTAAGGCAACCGGTGGATTAGAGGTCATTGGTCCTCCTCATAAATGGATAGCTGATATTAATTGGAAGTCAGATGTAGATAATTTCGGCGATTCTCTACATCCCTTTTACACTCATAAAGTTATAGGTGATTTAGGATTAATTGATACAAGGAAGAATAGATTTAGTAATAGTAGAACAGTAAGTAGAACTGAATTTTTGATTATAGATATAAAGGATAGGAACAATTTACCAGTATCTTGGCTAATATATAGAATGGATCCTAGTCTTGATGACGTCTACTTTAGCTTTCCTCCAGAAATAGTAAAGACGTTTAATCCTTCAAGTGTTAGTGAAGAACAATGGAATATCTTCCGTAAGGGCGCTGCAATGATTTTTTCCATATATCCCAATTTAAATATTATTATCGAAGGATTTACTAAATTAGGTTCGAAAGATCCCTATTTACCGGTATTATTTTTCAGGCAAACAAATCCCTTAGCCCCTGACAAGTCAGTAATATGGAGATGGTATCCGGTTCCTAAAGGCACTCCAGAAGATCTTAGGTTGAAGTTGGCTGATTTAGCTAGATCTACCTTTTCCTCAACTGGTGTAATAGAACAAGACGATGTGTTTATGTGGAGGGGCCAGACTAAAGCAGCAAGAGGAGTAATGGCAGAGAACGTGATTCTTAATTATCAATTCGGATCAGTGGGAGTTGGGGATGTTAACGTAATTGCCGATTCTAAGTGGCCCGGAACTGTGCTAAACACTAACCTTAGTGATATGGGACTTAAAACCTTCTGGAAGAGGTGGGTATTAGATATGTTGGGTGATGGACATGAATAA
- a CDS encoding CocE/NonD family hydrolase, whose translation MSRVRVFKADEILLALEPYRPYPFKIKEKIDKNKLLSMYFDGYPQLVKTDKLSELTPYNLKIEKNIMVQMRDGTKIAVDIYRPDVENEKFPALLAWGMWGKENQEVVFWLRDSPQPYWFSPLWDGSLEAGDIPFLVSKGYAVVIPDPRGIGKSEGGPITGIDELHNPNDIYDLIEWIALQQWCNGNIGMIGPSSYSFSQLLIAQNPPPHLKAIFPIEAWYIGETSFTGMFDLTLMGIFHGGHIYDSTLPVAHFGAPRSMKLLPKDILEFRIKELLDHPDIKFNSKVRSILMYPRDPVFFDALLSWLHPTGVLGGLEKIEIPIYIGSTRGGGARVYYHAGFEAYDKAVSKFKKMIFLPPGLPARPWVEYSDEVIRWYDYWLKGIDTGIMDEPPIKIFVSGINKWKFENEFPPARAQWTKFYPLLGGGLSTEPPSSGIESFTQPPPYEDPTVYALFYESMPLSEDIEIIGWVSFYLEASIDKTDINWFIDLIDIYPDGKKQFVSEGWLRGSFRTLEEAKSKPWLPIYKIQDPIPITPGRVERYVIRMSPAAHVFKAGHKIGIIIRTQEDLFGRLQRAGVIFLPRMEKITVNVVLGSNTYILLPITNKGKIE comes from the coding sequence ATGTCTAGGGTACGTGTTTTTAAGGCAGATGAGATTTTACTAGCATTAGAACCTTATAGACCTTATCCATTTAAGATAAAGGAAAAAATAGATAAGAACAAGCTCTTGTCAATGTATTTTGATGGATATCCACAATTAGTGAAGACTGATAAGTTATCAGAATTAACTCCATATAATTTAAAAATTGAAAAAAATATAATGGTCCAAATGCGTGATGGTACAAAAATAGCTGTGGATATTTATAGACCAGATGTAGAAAACGAAAAGTTTCCAGCTTTATTAGCATGGGGAATGTGGGGTAAAGAAAATCAAGAAGTGGTATTTTGGTTACGTGATTCTCCACAGCCGTATTGGTTTAGTCCTCTATGGGATGGTTCACTAGAGGCTGGTGATATACCGTTTCTAGTATCTAAAGGTTATGCAGTTGTTATACCAGATCCCAGAGGTATAGGAAAATCTGAAGGTGGACCAATAACTGGTATTGATGAGCTACATAATCCTAACGATATTTATGATTTAATTGAATGGATTGCTTTACAGCAGTGGTGCAACGGCAATATAGGTATGATAGGTCCATCATCTTACTCATTCTCACAGTTACTTATAGCCCAAAATCCTCCTCCTCATTTAAAAGCCATATTCCCAATAGAAGCGTGGTATATAGGAGAGACCAGTTTCACTGGAATGTTCGATTTGACGTTAATGGGAATATTTCATGGCGGTCACATTTATGACTCTACCCTACCTGTAGCGCACTTTGGTGCTCCAAGAAGTATGAAATTACTTCCAAAAGATATACTAGAATTTAGAATTAAGGAGTTATTAGATCATCCTGATATCAAATTTAACTCTAAAGTTAGGTCAATCCTTATGTACCCAAGAGATCCAGTATTCTTTGATGCATTACTTTCATGGCTTCATCCAACTGGAGTACTAGGTGGATTGGAAAAAATAGAAATTCCTATTTACATAGGTTCAACCAGAGGTGGTGGAGCGAGAGTCTATTATCATGCAGGTTTTGAAGCATATGATAAGGCTGTGTCAAAATTTAAAAAGATGATATTTTTACCTCCTGGTTTACCAGCTAGGCCTTGGGTTGAATATTCTGATGAAGTAATTAGATGGTACGATTATTGGCTTAAGGGAATTGACACTGGCATTATGGATGAACCTCCAATAAAAATTTTCGTTAGTGGTATTAACAAGTGGAAATTTGAAAACGAATTTCCTCCAGCTAGAGCACAGTGGACCAAATTCTATCCACTATTAGGTGGTGGATTGTCAACGGAACCTCCATCTAGCGGAATTGAATCTTTTACACAACCACCTCCTTACGAAGATCCAACAGTTTATGCTTTATTTTATGAGAGCATGCCATTAAGTGAAGATATTGAGATTATAGGATGGGTATCCTTTTACTTAGAGGCGTCAATTGATAAGACAGATATCAACTGGTTTATCGATCTTATCGACATATATCCAGATGGTAAAAAACAGTTTGTATCAGAGGGATGGCTGAGAGGGTCATTTCGTACATTAGAAGAGGCTAAAAGTAAACCCTGGTTACCGATATACAAAATACAAGATCCAATACCAATAACACCAGGTAGAGTAGAGAGATATGTCATTAGAATGAGTCCTGCTGCTCATGTATTTAAAGCTGGACATAAGATTGGGATTATAATAAGAACACAAGAAGATCTGTTTGGAAGATTGCAAAGAGCCGGAGTTATATTTTTGCCGAGAATGGAGAAAATAACCGTTAACGTAGTGTTAGGATCAAATACATATATATTGTTGCCGATAACAAACAAGGGAAAAATAGAATAG
- a CDS encoding aromatic-ring-hydroxylating dioxygenase subunit beta, protein MSVSYDEYMEILSFLYKEAMLLDDKKYKEWLSLLTEDFEYKIFLVDFVPYTNEGPKLITILDEDRKAMERRINRLYTEYAWAEDPQSHTLRVISNVMIESKVDNVYNVRSYLVLHRDRGDLKDEVFYAKRNDKIVKVNEGYKLSKRDVIIMESILRERNVSLIL, encoded by the coding sequence ATGAGTGTAAGTTACGATGAGTACATGGAAATTTTATCCTTTCTATATAAAGAGGCAATGCTACTAGATGACAAAAAATATAAGGAGTGGCTATCTCTGTTAACAGAAGATTTCGAATACAAGATATTTCTAGTTGACTTTGTGCCGTATACTAATGAAGGTCCGAAATTAATTACCATTTTAGATGAAGATAGGAAGGCTATGGAAAGGAGAATTAATAGATTATACACGGAATACGCATGGGCTGAAGATCCTCAATCTCATACCTTAAGAGTAATATCTAATGTGATGATCGAGAGTAAGGTAGATAACGTATACAACGTGAGAAGTTATTTGGTATTGCATAGGGATAGAGGAGATCTTAAAGATGAGGTATTTTACGCAAAGAGAAATGATAAAATAGTTAAAGTTAATGAAGGATATAAGCTGAGCAAAAGAGACGTCATAATAATGGAAAGTATACTTAGGGAGAGAAACGTTAGCTTGATACTATAG
- a CDS encoding amidase: MRLEKNLEKVVEENKKAELVNYVHRIIRGDLPPSELIYKSLNNIKEENAKFNSYITIIDPSENASILDKMVRMKHGDLIGIPIAVKDNIFTKNIRTTLASRIYKDFIPDYDADVIISLKNADALIIGKTNLHALAGGVSNVSSDFGPVKNPHNTERISGGSSGGSAVTVAYGSVPASLGTDTFGSIRIPASLCGVVGYKPSYNLISTNGLYPTAWSLDTIGVFTRSVTDASYLISVLTNNAIDFSEVINGNISKKLRLGYLVDERAEFEVESEFMRLLPILEDNGTEITKISMDLGKITSIARTIRLSESASFHYELFTQREQDYPKDIAELIRIGVKIPAHEYIRALRLRGEMLRGFLKYFNNIDAIITPTVPIVAPKIEDVREAELKFRDILTRYISIASFFGSPAISLPAGKINSLPWGIQLIGKPNEDEKLLKISRQIEMMLKYQ; this comes from the coding sequence ATGAGATTAGAAAAAAACTTAGAGAAAGTGGTTGAAGAAAACAAAAAGGCTGAGCTCGTAAACTACGTTCATAGAATTATCAGAGGAGACTTGCCTCCTTCAGAACTCATATATAAGTCACTTAATAACATCAAGGAAGAGAACGCTAAATTCAATAGTTATATAACCATAATTGATCCTTCAGAGAATGCTTCTATCCTAGATAAAATGGTAAGGATGAAACATGGAGATTTGATAGGAATCCCAATAGCCGTAAAAGATAATATATTCACTAAAAACATTCGCACTACCTTAGCATCAAGAATTTACAAAGACTTTATCCCGGATTACGATGCTGATGTAATAATAAGCTTAAAGAACGCTGATGCTCTAATCATAGGTAAGACTAACTTACATGCGTTAGCGGGTGGTGTCAGTAACGTATCTTCAGATTTCGGTCCAGTTAAGAATCCACATAATACAGAAAGGATATCTGGAGGGTCAAGTGGTGGCTCTGCGGTGACAGTAGCTTATGGAAGTGTTCCGGCTTCTCTAGGAACTGATACTTTTGGCTCTATCAGGATTCCAGCATCCTTATGTGGTGTCGTTGGCTATAAACCAAGTTATAATTTAATTAGCACAAATGGTCTATATCCTACGGCGTGGAGTTTAGATACCATAGGAGTTTTTACGAGAAGCGTTACAGATGCGTCTTATTTAATTAGCGTTCTAACTAATAACGCCATAGATTTTTCTGAAGTTATTAATGGAAACATTTCTAAAAAATTGAGATTAGGATACTTAGTAGACGAGAGAGCTGAATTTGAGGTCGAGAGTGAGTTTATGAGATTACTTCCCATATTAGAGGATAATGGGACTGAAATTACCAAAATAAGTATGGATTTAGGTAAAATTACTAGCATTGCGAGAACCATAAGATTAAGTGAGAGTGCGTCTTTTCATTATGAGCTGTTTACACAAAGGGAGCAAGATTATCCTAAAGACATAGCTGAGTTAATACGTATAGGTGTTAAGATTCCTGCCCATGAGTATATTAGAGCTTTAAGATTAAGAGGGGAAATGTTGAGAGGTTTTCTTAAGTATTTTAATAACATCGACGCCATAATAACCCCTACTGTGCCAATAGTTGCACCTAAAATTGAGGATGTAAGAGAAGCTGAACTTAAGTTCAGAGATATACTTACACGTTATATTTCAATTGCTAGCTTCTTCGGCTCCCCAGCCATATCCTTACCGGCTGGTAAAATAAACTCATTGCCATGGGGAATACAGTTAATTGGAAAGCCTAATGAAGATGAGAAATTGCTTAAAATATCAAGGCAAATTGAAATGATGCTAAAATATCAGTGA
- a CDS encoding aromatic ring-hydroxylating dioxygenase subunit alpha — translation MPNNKIEDILKSFNPEKGEVPFSLFIDNEIYELELATVFKKSWLFLGFENMIKYPGDYFTTTMGEVPVIVTRDQNNQVRVFLNFCIHKGMKLCRATQGNSQFFRCPYHGWTYSNDGKLVGVPYYEPAYVNNLDIEKQGLIAVPNVKLYKGTIWASLAEKPKPFDDFLGDMKLYLDLIFDMFEGNMEVYGGIHRWLLPVNWKIPLENFAGDAYHAPFTHASAVSIGLRGAYGNNVRILYPGEGHGIVSVPGGLARKAVDIDALTPFRDRLSKAVETLSQKYGEFVKNMFPFGPLNVFPNFSMHFTWNYIIFRVWHPRGPTLTELQGGILVFSDMPEETKRQILRRALHEFGPAGVLEQDDAEVWSKISENGVSIRKGSIDPKLIYTRGLGMDVEAEKVLGKGAKGRIGEYYSDVSLRGFYSTLKKYLTGEE, via the coding sequence ATGCCTAATAATAAGATTGAGGATATTCTTAAATCATTTAACCCCGAAAAGGGTGAAGTTCCGTTTTCATTATTTATAGACAACGAGATATATGAGTTGGAACTCGCGACTGTTTTTAAAAAGAGTTGGCTATTCTTGGGATTTGAAAACATGATAAAATATCCTGGTGACTATTTTACAACCACAATGGGCGAAGTTCCAGTAATAGTTACAAGGGACCAGAATAATCAAGTAAGAGTGTTTTTGAACTTTTGCATCCATAAGGGCATGAAGTTATGTAGGGCAACTCAAGGAAATTCCCAATTTTTCAGATGTCCCTATCATGGATGGACTTACAGTAATGATGGTAAATTAGTGGGTGTTCCATATTATGAACCTGCTTACGTTAATAATTTAGATATAGAGAAACAAGGCTTAATTGCAGTGCCAAATGTAAAATTATATAAGGGCACGATATGGGCTTCTCTAGCTGAGAAACCTAAACCATTTGACGACTTCTTAGGAGATATGAAATTGTATTTGGATCTAATTTTTGACATGTTCGAGGGAAATATGGAAGTATATGGTGGAATTCATAGATGGCTATTGCCAGTTAACTGGAAGATACCATTAGAGAATTTTGCAGGTGATGCTTATCACGCCCCATTTACACATGCTTCTGCAGTATCAATAGGGTTAAGAGGTGCGTATGGGAATAACGTGAGAATATTATATCCGGGCGAAGGACATGGTATAGTTTCAGTACCTGGGGGATTAGCTAGAAAAGCAGTAGATATAGACGCTTTGACGCCATTTAGAGATAGACTCTCCAAAGCAGTAGAAACGTTATCTCAGAAATACGGTGAATTCGTCAAGAACATGTTTCCTTTTGGTCCATTAAACGTATTCCCTAACTTTTCAATGCACTTTACATGGAACTACATAATATTTAGAGTATGGCATCCCAGAGGACCTACCTTAACCGAATTACAAGGGGGGATATTAGTTTTCAGCGATATGCCAGAGGAGACTAAAAGACAGATATTGAGAAGGGCACTCCATGAATTTGGACCCGCAGGAGTACTTGAGCAAGACGATGCTGAGGTTTGGAGTAAAATCTCTGAGAATGGAGTATCAATTAGAAAAGGCTCAATAGATCCAAAATTAATTTACACTAGAGGCTTAGGAATGGATGTAGAGGCTGAAAAGGTCTTAGGTAAAGGAGCAAAAGGGAGAATAGGTGAATATTATAGTGATGTATCATTACGAGGTTTTTACTCAACTTTAAAGAAATATTTGACGGGTGAAGAATAG
- the cutA gene encoding glyceraldehyde dehydrogenase subunit alpha, translated as MTVVGKSVIRQDVYNYVTGKIAYLDDLNMRTLYAGFVRSPYPHALIKSIDVSDALKTPGIVAVFTGREINKVIKEPIKIMPTYPPLPWKIAKWIFAENEVKYVGEPVALVVGFDKYSVRDAIDRVNVDYEQLDYVIDIREAKKDKVLVHKELSTNIAFGMTFKSGNPEESFKKAERTAEVRLFHDRLSPSPMEPRGIISTYSNGYLTVYMTTQSAHMMKYEFSRIFGIPSSKVRVIAPAVGGGFGSKLTLTIEDIATIASSIILNNTVKWVATRSEELLVQARKFDFNGTIAFNKDGTLLGVKGTVDFDLGAYVTYAEPVVPLLTISAFPNGYRIKDIEILVNAIYTNTPPIHVFRGAGKPEGVMLMEKIMNVIADELKMDEAEVRLKNLVSSSEMPYTNPFGTVYDTGDYKGHLLEGVKKLEYYTWKKWAEEQKREGRKVGVGLAFYVELTALERWEYVETRLTETGDVLVLIGSSPHGQGTETGIAQLVADELQIDISKVRVIWGDTDVVKAGVGTFASRTLTVTGSAAIIASKSLLEKIRNIAAKLLKVDPIEVEYSNGVFQSRNDPNKRITWDEIAKNAVLQFGDISANAQVDAIPTAPYGVHMMVVEVDDFGKVNVIHAMGYDDIGKVINPALAEAQIHGGFVQALGEAVYERIVMTENGQISTTFADYYIPTTVESPNRIASLFAEKPHLSNYPSGTKGVGEAGIVGGIMAYLRAIENATGKKIDKIPISPEDLIR; from the coding sequence GTGACGGTAGTAGGAAAATCGGTTATTAGACAAGATGTATATAATTACGTCACTGGAAAGATAGCGTATTTAGACGATTTGAACATGAGGACCTTATATGCGGGCTTCGTTAGAAGTCCTTATCCTCATGCGCTAATTAAATCAATAGACGTTAGTGATGCGTTGAAGACCCCGGGTATTGTGGCCGTATTTACTGGAAGGGAAATAAACAAAGTCATAAAAGAACCTATAAAGATAATGCCAACGTATCCTCCCTTACCTTGGAAAATAGCTAAATGGATTTTCGCTGAAAATGAAGTAAAGTATGTTGGCGAGCCAGTAGCTTTAGTTGTGGGATTTGATAAATATTCTGTGAGAGATGCTATTGATAGGGTGAATGTGGATTACGAACAATTAGATTACGTTATTGACATTAGAGAAGCTAAGAAAGATAAGGTGTTAGTTCACAAGGAATTATCCACTAATATAGCTTTTGGAATGACGTTTAAATCGGGTAATCCTGAGGAATCGTTTAAGAAAGCTGAGAGAACAGCTGAAGTTAGATTGTTCCATGATAGACTTTCGCCATCTCCGATGGAGCCTAGAGGAATAATTTCCACTTACAGTAACGGATATCTTACTGTCTACATGACAACTCAATCAGCCCATATGATGAAGTATGAGTTTTCAAGGATTTTCGGAATACCATCTAGCAAAGTCAGAGTTATAGCACCTGCAGTAGGAGGTGGATTCGGATCTAAGCTCACATTAACCATTGAAGACATTGCAACTATAGCTTCTTCAATAATATTAAACAACACTGTGAAATGGGTGGCTACTAGAAGTGAAGAGCTACTTGTTCAAGCTAGAAAATTTGACTTTAATGGAACTATAGCTTTTAATAAAGATGGAACATTATTGGGAGTCAAAGGAACTGTTGATTTCGATTTAGGAGCTTACGTTACGTATGCTGAGCCAGTAGTCCCATTACTCACAATATCAGCTTTTCCTAATGGGTATAGGATAAAAGACATTGAAATACTTGTAAACGCAATTTACACTAACACTCCGCCAATTCACGTTTTCAGAGGTGCTGGTAAACCTGAAGGAGTAATGCTAATGGAGAAGATCATGAATGTAATAGCTGATGAACTTAAAATGGATGAGGCCGAAGTAAGGTTAAAAAACTTAGTTAGTTCCAGCGAAATGCCCTATACAAATCCATTCGGCACAGTTTATGATACCGGCGATTATAAGGGACATCTTTTAGAGGGAGTAAAGAAGTTAGAGTACTATACTTGGAAGAAATGGGCGGAAGAACAGAAAAGGGAAGGGAGGAAGGTTGGTGTTGGTTTAGCCTTTTATGTTGAGTTAACTGCTTTAGAAAGATGGGAATATGTTGAAACTAGACTAACGGAAACTGGTGACGTCCTAGTTCTAATAGGAAGTTCTCCTCATGGTCAAGGTACTGAAACTGGAATAGCACAGTTGGTTGCTGATGAATTACAAATTGATATAAGCAAAGTTAGGGTAATATGGGGTGATACAGATGTAGTTAAGGCCGGTGTTGGGACTTTCGCGTCAAGAACGCTCACTGTCACTGGTTCAGCTGCGATCATAGCTAGTAAATCTTTGTTAGAAAAGATAAGAAATATTGCAGCAAAATTATTGAAAGTAGATCCCATAGAAGTTGAATATTCAAATGGGGTTTTCCAATCAAGAAACGATCCCAATAAGAGGATTACATGGGATGAGATAGCTAAAAACGCTGTCCTACAATTTGGTGATATATCTGCTAACGCTCAAGTAGACGCTATTCCAACTGCCCCTTATGGTGTTCACATGATGGTCGTAGAGGTGGATGACTTTGGTAAGGTTAATGTAATTCACGCAATGGGTTATGATGATATCGGAAAGGTTATTAATCCGGCACTGGCAGAGGCTCAAATACATGGTGGTTTCGTGCAAGCCTTAGGTGAAGCAGTATATGAAAGGATAGTAATGACAGAAAATGGACAGATTTCGACTACTTTTGCAGACTATTATATACCAACTACGGTCGAGAGTCCCAATAGGATAGCTTCATTATTTGCCGAAAAGCCTCATCTTTCTAATTATCCTAGTGGTACGAAAGGTGTGGGAGAAGCTGGTATCGTAGGCGGTATCATGGCGTATTTAAGGGCTATAGAAAACGCTACTGGTAAAAAAATTGATAAAATTCCAATTTCGCCAGAAGATTTAATCAGATAA
- a CDS encoding 3-phenylpropionate/cinnamic acid dioxygenase subunit beta, producing the protein MNKVKISSDLYMEIVNFLNYEAELLDNHNFKEWANLLADDIEYIAPVRYTADRLFGNGISYDTYIFRENKDTILTRIAKLEHEASWANRYPSRTRRYVTNIRVEMSEKENEFLVKSNVLIYRSDGDLSEIAIISAERKDVLRKVNNEFKIAKRLIIFDNSTIPTHDLYFFV; encoded by the coding sequence ATGAATAAGGTTAAGATCAGTTCCGATTTATACATGGAAATAGTCAACTTCTTAAACTATGAAGCAGAGTTATTGGATAATCATAATTTTAAAGAATGGGCCAATTTATTAGCTGATGATATAGAATATATAGCACCAGTTAGGTACACAGCAGACAGGCTATTTGGAAATGGAATATCCTACGATACATACATATTTAGGGAAAACAAAGATACGATTTTAACAAGAATAGCCAAACTTGAACATGAAGCTTCTTGGGCCAATAGATACCCATCTAGAACTAGAAGATACGTAACCAATATTAGAGTTGAGATGTCTGAGAAGGAGAATGAATTTTTAGTGAAAAGTAACGTATTAATATATAGATCTGATGGAGACCTATCAGAAATCGCCATTATATCCGCTGAAAGAAAAGATGTCCTAAGGAAAGTCAATAACGAGTTTAAAATAGCTAAAAGGTTAATAATATTCGATAATTCCACTATTCCGACACACGACCTTTACTTCTTTGTCTAA
- a CDS encoding hydroxyacid dehydrogenase, with protein MSRNVKPKVLIEKDILDVNSARIRSLIEELGNLAEIVSIDPYASKDEWIMKVKDVVAIVNRKGKIDKEIILVATNLKIISRTGVGVDETRIDLTEAKNRGIIITYNPGVNSPSVAELTFLLILALYRKLITINDLVRNGRWIEGQRLLGMELYGKTIGIIGLGNIGRRVAKIAKAFEANVIGYDPYIKDTVGVDEIVDLKTLLSRSDVVTIHVPLTKETKGMIGKNELSLMKKNAILINTSRGGIVDEDALYEALKAGNIAGAGLDVLSVEPPLESNPLLKLDNVIVTPHIGGVTIEAFERSVENAIMEVIRFLRGEPLKNIYKY; from the coding sequence ATGAGTAGAAACGTTAAACCCAAAGTGCTCATTGAGAAGGATATTTTAGATGTAAATTCAGCTAGGATAAGAAGTTTAATAGAGGAACTAGGAAACTTAGCCGAGATAGTATCAATAGATCCCTATGCTTCAAAGGATGAATGGATTATGAAAGTAAAGGACGTCGTAGCTATAGTAAATAGGAAAGGGAAGATAGATAAAGAGATAATCTTAGTAGCCACTAACTTGAAAATAATATCGAGGACTGGAGTTGGTGTAGATGAGACTCGAATAGATTTAACGGAGGCAAAGAATAGAGGGATTATAATAACTTATAATCCTGGGGTAAATTCACCCTCAGTGGCTGAGTTAACGTTTTTGTTAATTCTTGCCCTTTATAGGAAATTAATAACCATAAATGATCTGGTTAGGAATGGGAGATGGATAGAGGGTCAAAGACTTTTGGGCATGGAATTATATGGTAAGACTATAGGTATAATAGGTTTAGGAAATATAGGAAGAAGAGTTGCTAAGATCGCTAAAGCATTTGAGGCTAATGTAATAGGATATGATCCCTACATAAAGGACACTGTAGGGGTAGATGAAATAGTTGATCTAAAAACATTACTCTCTAGAAGTGATGTTGTAACTATTCATGTGCCTCTCACTAAGGAGACAAAGGGAATGATTGGAAAAAATGAGTTATCGCTAATGAAGAAAAATGCAATACTCATAAATACGAGTAGAGGTGGGATAGTGGATGAGGATGCTTTATATGAGGCTTTAAAAGCTGGTAATATTGCAGGGGCAGGTTTAGATGTCCTAAGCGTGGAGCCTCCATTAGAGTCTAATCCGTTATTGAAACTAGATAACGTTATCGTAACACCACATATAGGCGGAGTTACGATAGAGGCTTTTGAAAGAAGTGTGGAGAATGCAATAATGGAAGTCATAAGATTCTTAAGAGGAGAGCCATTAAAAAATATATACAAATATTGA
- a CDS encoding GntR family transcriptional regulator has translation MTGNSNKRKSDLVYEKLKEDIQRGRYLPGQRLVEDVLAKEYNVRRNTIRVALSKLEKDGLVSKASNGTIVSFISVQEAIEVLEIRELLEGYVTRKAASRITEETIKKLEQILNEMKRVLQEGEYYKYSQLNEDFHNLIYEASESKIGQQLLKNLKMRIIRLQFQTILLPGRANDSIKEHEEILMALKNHDEDAAEKAARLHVANVKEVIKNNVKLLSLSESTLI, from the coding sequence ATGACCGGAAACAGCAACAAGAGGAAAAGTGACTTAGTATATGAGAAGCTTAAAGAAGACATTCAGAGAGGGCGATATTTACCTGGACAAAGACTAGTAGAAGACGTGTTAGCCAAAGAATACAACGTGAGAAGGAATACTATTAGAGTTGCCCTTTCTAAGTTAGAAAAGGATGGATTAGTGAGTAAAGCCTCCAATGGGACAATAGTCTCATTTATAAGTGTTCAAGAAGCCATAGAAGTCTTAGAAATAAGAGAACTTTTAGAAGGTTACGTAACCAGAAAAGCTGCATCTAGAATAACTGAAGAGACCATAAAAAAATTGGAACAAATCTTGAATGAAATGAAAAGGGTCTTACAAGAAGGGGAATATTATAAGTATTCTCAACTCAATGAGGACTTTCACAATTTGATATACGAGGCGTCTGAAAGTAAAATAGGACAACAATTATTGAAGAATTTAAAGATGAGAATTATACGTTTACAATTTCAAACTATACTATTACCAGGAAGGGCAAATGATTCCATAAAGGAACATGAAGAGATACTTATGGCCTTAAAAAATCACGATGAGGATGCGGCGGAAAAGGCTGCAAGATTGCACGTAGCTAATGTTAAAGAAGTTATAAAAAATAACGTAAAGTTGTTAAGTTTAAGTGAGTCCACTTTAATATGA